A single Paenibacillus sp. FSL R5-0517 DNA region contains:
- the cobT gene encoding nicotinate-nucleotide--dimethylbenzimidazole phosphoribosyltransferase — MNNEQMLEQITKRITAPNQEVAAETSAHVDSLTKPPGSLGKLEELVIRLAGMTGNARPRFDHRAVIVMAADHGVVEEGISAFPAEVTPQMVQNFLAGGAAVNVLARHAGADVICVDIGVNADLEHPDLLSHKIRKGTANMARGAAMTRDEAVRAILAGAKVVSAEVAKGTQLFVTGEMGIGNTTASAAVMSALTGVAPAAAVGRGTGIDDAGLQRKAAVVSRALSVNAPNPEDALDVLCKVGGLEIAGLTGVILAAAAHRCPVVVDGFISTAAALVARQLAPLSTAYMIASHTSHENGHGALLRELDLKSMLDLDMRLGEGTGGVLSLHLIDAACLILNEMATFASAGVSDGTSPASDSAASDDSSVQREDSR; from the coding sequence ATGAATAATGAACAGATGTTGGAGCAAATAACCAAAAGGATTACCGCTCCTAATCAGGAAGTGGCGGCAGAAACCTCTGCGCACGTGGATTCGTTGACGAAGCCGCCAGGGAGTCTGGGCAAATTGGAAGAGCTGGTGATCCGCCTGGCTGGCATGACGGGTAATGCACGTCCGCGTTTTGATCACAGGGCGGTCATTGTCATGGCCGCAGATCACGGCGTAGTGGAAGAAGGCATCAGTGCTTTTCCTGCTGAAGTAACTCCGCAGATGGTCCAGAATTTCCTCGCTGGGGGCGCTGCGGTGAATGTGCTTGCCCGTCACGCCGGAGCTGATGTGATCTGTGTGGATATCGGTGTGAATGCCGATCTTGAACATCCAGACCTGCTTTCCCATAAAATTCGCAAAGGCACGGCCAACATGGCCCGAGGTGCAGCGATGACCCGGGATGAGGCCGTTCGGGCTATCCTTGCAGGAGCCAAAGTTGTATCGGCAGAGGTGGCGAAGGGAACACAGCTGTTTGTCACTGGAGAGATGGGAATCGGCAACACCACTGCAAGTGCTGCGGTAATGAGCGCACTAACCGGAGTTGCACCTGCCGCCGCCGTGGGGAGAGGTACCGGAATTGATGATGCAGGCTTGCAGCGCAAGGCTGCTGTAGTCAGCCGGGCACTTAGTGTAAACGCTCCGAACCCGGAAGATGCACTGGATGTTCTATGCAAAGTGGGTGGACTGGAGATTGCTGGACTCACGGGGGTTATCCTCGCAGCAGCTGCTCATCGTTGCCCGGTTGTTGTAGACGGGTTCATCTCTACCGCCGCGGCGCTGGTTGCGAGACAACTTGCACCGCTGAGTACCGCTTATATGATCGCTTCTCATACTTCACATGAAAATGGACATGGAGCGCTGCTGCGTGAACTGGATCTGAAATCGATGCTGGATCTGGACATGCGTCTGGGTGAAGGCACAGGTGGTGTGCTCAGTCTTCATCTGATTGACGCAGCATGCCTTATTCTGAACGAGATGGCGACCTTTGCAAGCGCGGGTGTCTCGGACGGGACAAGCCCTGCTTCGGACTCCGCTGCGTCGGATGACTCATCCGTGCAAAGAGAGGATTCCCGATGA
- the cobU gene encoding bifunctional adenosylcobinamide kinase/adenosylcobinamide-phosphate guanylyltransferase, with the protein MSVLVTGGARSGKSSFAERLCMQRSSEAWYVATAQAYDDEMRERIAMHQQQREASGYLWHTMEEPMHLPALINRMGEGHTGTSAPTILVDCLTLWLTNVLLAHEHDEKQVLQGHLDALVEAIRIYPGLLVLVTNEVGDGIVPEYALGRKYRDLAGVLNQRIAAICGEVFLVTVGIATELKSKEYRL; encoded by the coding sequence ATGAGCGTACTGGTGACGGGCGGGGCACGCAGTGGCAAAAGCTCCTTTGCCGAACGTCTCTGCATGCAGCGTTCCTCGGAGGCCTGGTATGTGGCGACAGCCCAGGCGTACGATGATGAAATGCGTGAGCGTATCGCCATGCATCAGCAGCAGCGCGAGGCATCGGGGTATCTGTGGCATACGATGGAAGAGCCGATGCATCTGCCTGCTTTGATTAATCGCATGGGTGAAGGGCACACAGGGACTTCTGCACCCACCATTCTGGTGGATTGCCTGACGCTTTGGCTGACGAATGTTTTGTTAGCACATGAGCATGACGAGAAGCAGGTGTTACAGGGACATTTGGATGCGCTGGTTGAAGCGATTCGAATCTATCCCGGTTTGCTCGTTCTTGTTACAAATGAAGTGGGGGACGGGATCGTACCGGAATATGCCCTTGGCAGGAAATATCGGGATTTGGCCGGTGTATTAAATCAGCGCATTGCGGCGATATGCGGTGAAGTGTTTCTGGTAACCGTAGGCATTGCGACTGAACTGAAAAGCAAGGAGTACCGCTTATGA